Proteins encoded together in one Impatiens glandulifera chromosome 1, dImpGla2.1, whole genome shotgun sequence window:
- the LOC124913420 gene encoding cyclin-dependent kinase B1-1-like: MEKYEKMEKVGEGTYGKVYKARDKVTGQLVALKKTRLEIDEEGIPSTSLREVSLLQLLSNCLYIVRLLCVEYVTSKQGKSILYLVFEYLDTDLKKFIDTYRKSPNSRPLPSSIIKSFLYQLCKGITHCHSHGVIHRDLKPQNLLIDREKGILKVADLGLGRAFTIPMKSYTHEIVTLWYRAPEVLLGTTHYALGVDVWSIGCIFAEMARRQPLFPGDSEYQQLIHIFRLLGTPTEKTCPGVTSLRDWHVYPQWEPQSLADAVPHLDAQGVDLLSKMLKYDQADRISAKAALSHPYFDTLDKSQF; the protein is encoded by the exons ATGGAGAAATACGAAAAAATGGAGAAAGTAGGAGAAGGTACATACGGTAAGGTATACAAAGCAAGAGACAAAGTTACAGGTCAATTAGTAGCTTTGAAGAAGACGCGATTGGAGATAGACGAAGAAGGAATTCCATCGACTTCTCTAAGGGAAGTATCTTTACTCCAATTGCTTTCCAATTGTCTGTACATCGTTCGTCTTCTCTGCGTTGAATACGTTACTAGTAAACAAGGAAAATCAATTCTATATCTTGTATTTGAATATCTAGATACAGATCTCAAGAAATTCATTGATACTTATCGTAAATCACCAAATTCTAGACCACTTCCTTCTTCTATAATTAAGAGTTTCCTTTATCAACTTTGTAAAGGCATCACTCATTGTCACAGTCACGGCGTTATTCACag AGATTTGAAGCCTCAGAATCTTTTGATTGATCGTGAGAAAGGTATACTTAAAGTTGCGGATTTAGGTCTTGGTAGGGCTTTTACTATACCTATGAAAAGCTACACGCATGAG ATTGTTACGCTTTGGTATAGAGCTCCAGAGGTTCTATTAGGTACAACTCATTATGCTCTTGGTGTAGATGTGTGGTCTATTGGGTGCATTTTTG CCGAGATGGCTAGGAGACAACCTTTGTTTCCGGGAGATTCAGAGTATCAGCAGTTGATTCATATCTTTAG GCTACTTGGGACTCCCACTGAGAAAACTTGTCCAGGAGTTACCTCTTTGCGTGATTGGCATGTGTATCCTCAATGGGAACCTCAGAGCTTGGCAGACGCTGTTCCCCATCTCGATGCTCAAGGAGTTGATCTTCTATCG AAAATGCTCAAGTATGATCAAGCTGATAGAATCTCAGCAAAGGCAGCTCTAAGCCATCCTTATTTCGACACTCTGGACAAGTCACAATTCTGA